Below is a window of Planifilum fimeticola DNA.
GGCCATTCGGGCGCAGATCATCGTGGCGGCGACGGTGGTGGCCCCGGGCTTGCCGGTGGCGATCACATGGGGAAGGTCCCGCCGGCTCACCTTCTCCACTCCGTCATACTCCGCCAAGAACCACAGTTCGTCTTCGGCAAGACCCACCCTGATCTTCCCGTCGAGGATGGCAATCGTCGCCGGCACCGCCCCGTGATCGCGGATGATCGCCTCAACCTCCCGCGCCGTATTCAGATTGTCCGGATACGGCATGCCGTGGGCGACGATGGTGGATTCCAGGGCGACGACGGGGCGGTTCTCCTCCTTGGCCCTGCGAACTTCCTCCGACAAATGCAAGAAATTCATCCCTTGTTCCTCCCTTGACGCCACCATTTCCGAAGCCAGGCGATTTGGGCCTGATGGTAACGGCTGTGGTCGGCGATGTGCCAGATTCCCCAGCGGATGGTGGCCGTTTTCCCGTCTTCATAATCGACCACCCGGTCCAGGTCCTCGTCGGTCAGCTCAAGGCATACGTCCCGGAACCATGTCTGAACCCGGTCGTAGGACTCCAGCAGTTCTTCCAGGGGCACCCCGGACACGGCAGGAATCTTCCCCTGCCGGTCGAACATGGGACCGTAGGCTTCCTGCAAGTCCCGGGGAACCGGTTCTCCCCGGAGGCGGTAAACCCAATGGAGATCGACCACCGCCAAGTGACGGATCAACTGCCCCGTGCTGTTGAGGTCCCCGAAGGGTCCCTTATCGTCCAGTTCCTCCTGGGACATCCCCTCCACCCGTTGTCTCAGCCTCCGATATGTATCCTCCACGGTTGCGTAAAGGAGGCCGACGATCGGGGCCATCCCCGGGGCCGGTTCCAGGTCGTGATGCATTTGCTTACCACTCCTCGCTGTGCTTCGGATGCCACACGGCCATTGTACCACGTTTGACAATCCTCCGGAGGTGAACGGATGTATATCTCGGAGCTCCGTAAAAGAATCGGCAGCCTTCCGATCATCGTCGCGGGCGCCACCGTGGTGGTGATGAACGAAAAAGGGGAGATCCTGTTTCAGCGCCGCTCCGACTCCTTCGACTGGGGTCTCCCCGGCGGCGCCATGGAACCCGGGGAAACCCTGGAAGAGACCGCCCGGCGCGAATTGAAGGAAGAGACCGGATTGGACGCCGGTGCGCTTCAACTCTTGGGCGTGTTCTCCGGCCCCCGGTATTATTATCGGTACCCCAACGGGGATGAAGTCTACAATGTCATCGCGCTGTACCGGGCTCGACAGGTCCGCGGAACGCTCCAGATCTCCGACAATGAAAGCATCGACCTCCGATTTTTCGGAAAGGACCGCCTGCCCCGGCTGGAAAAGCGGGCCGCAGCGCTGTTGGAGGAGTGTGGTGAACAAATATGGCTAAAGAAGGACCCTTAACCCTCGACAAAATCGGGTTGCGGGGGTGCACCTTCGAATCCATCGCTTTTTTGGTCTTCCGTCCGCTTCAAACCCGATGGAGATGCTATCTTGATTTTTATTCCAGTCCATGGTGTAATTCGATTACTCGACACTTCACAAAAGGATCCGCATGGAGGAGCCGCTTGATTACAGTCCCTTCATCCGTCCGATGAAGCAGCGCGGAAAACCGGATCATCCTCGCTTTCGTATACCACACGGCCGGCTACGGGCCGGAAGGAAAATCAAACGGCTTGGTGCATCGGCGCATCTTCCTGACAAACTCAACGTCCCGGGGGGATCTCACTTTGAAGAACAAAATCAACTACGAACAAATCATCGAAATGGCAAGTTACGGCATACTTATCGCAATCGTCGTCTTCTGGAACTTTTTTTCAAACCTGTTCCCGATCAAGTTGGAGCAGGTAATCAGCATCCTGATCGGTCTGATTGCAGCGACCAACATCGCCTGGACCCGCAAATTCAACAAGATGGAGAAAAAAATCGACCCGCTGAAAACCTCGGAAATGCTCGTTTATCCAGACCTTCAGAGCGCGTTCAACGCCATTCTCTCGAAAAAAAAACGGATCAAGACACTCAGAACCTACTCCAATTCATCCAACATCATCCAAACGTTTATCCGGCCCAACAACATCATCATCGATCATTGCAAGGTGATGTTCCGAAATCTTCCGCCGCAAGAAGAGGCTGAAAACAAACGGTATGCCCTCGAATTGGAGAATATCCTGCAGCGGTGGCGCAACCTGGAAAAGGCGGGACAGATCAAAAAACTGGAGATCGTCAGGCATCGCTATTTGTTGACCGAATACCAAGTCATTTTTGATGATGACTACATGATTTTGGGGATTTACCACCCCGAACCTTCCGATCCCTCTTCCGTTGTCATCAAATCTTCACCTCTCGTCATCACCACCGAACTGAAGGAAGGCAAAAAAATTATCCAAACCTATATCGAACGCTTTGATGCGATGTTTAAAGAGGAGGGGAAAAAACAACGCCCGCAAGGCGCATCCAAGTAGCAGGGTGCCGCCGATGCGTTATCTGACACCACTACTGACGGCAGGCCGTTCCGGGCCCAAAAAGGCGGACGCCCTGACAGCCAAAGAGAAAATCCTCCCACGCTGCCGGGAGGATTTCTCGTCCGCAAAAAGCAGTACTAAAGTTCCCCTTGCAAAACTGCCGCCGAGGAAAAGCGAAGATCCGAACCGGAAAATCGGCGGTGGGCGGAATTCGCTCTGCTCCGCGGAAAAAATCGAACCGCCAAGGCGCGGTCCAAAGCGGAAAAGGTCACTTTTGAAGCCAAACCTCCAGGCTGATTGCACTTTCATGAATGTCGCAGGTCTTGAATCGGCTCTTCGAGACCAACTGCTCGAAGGCCTCTTTGGTATAGGCCCGTTTGATGAGCATGAACTCGAAGGCCCATCGGGTCATGAGCCGGTTGATTCCGCTCAGCCCCAAATCTTCCCTCACATGCTTTTCGACGGCTTCCCGGGAAACGTCCCCCCGCAAATCCAGGATCAGCGCCCTGCCCCCGGGCTTCAGCACACGGTGCATCTCGTCCAGGGCAGCGACCGGCCGGGAAAAGTTTTTGAAGGCCGCCCGGCACACGATGAAATCAAAGGCGTTTTCCTCAAAGGGCATTCGGGAGGCGTCCCCGCGGCGGAAGTCGATATTCACTCCCGCCTCCCGGGCATTCTCCCGGGCGATTTCCACAAACGTCTCGCTGATATCCAAACCGGTGATGCGAAAATTGCCGAGCTTCGCCAACTCGATGGACAAGTATCCCGGTCCCGGAGCCAGTTCGAGGATCTCCTCCCCGCCCGACAGCCTTTCCGCAACCTTTTGGGCGTCCCTTTTGTATTCCTCGATGCTCTTCTTGGTATTGCGGGCATACCACGTGGCGATCACGCCGTTCATGCCGATTCCTTTGTACCCCTTCGGGGTTTTTACAGCCATCTGCAATGCCTCCTTTTAGGCCGAGCCTGGACGAACAGGCCGCGGTGAGTTAGTCATCCCCTCCCCCGGAATCCGCATACCCCCGGAGCCATTCACGGTCCCAGGTGATCCGGCCGGAGCGCATATCGTCGATCAGGGATCGGACCCAGTTCACCTCCGTCTTCAGCATGGCGTGCAGATATTCGATCTCCAACAAAAACAGTCTGGGCAAAACGGCCCCCGCCTCGCGAAGGATTGTATCGAGGGAGGACAACTTTTCGGCGAGGGCAGCCTCCCGCTCCTCCAGGCAGCGCAGAACTTCGCCAACCTCCAGCAGGGGAAGGAGGGAGAGAGCCGCCGGAAATTCGGGAAACTCCTCCTTCGGCTTGGAAAGCATGCTCGTAAGCCAATCCCGGGCCGTTTCGAGACCCTGTTCGGTCAACTCATAAACGGTCCGTTCCGGTCGGTTCTCTTCCCGGGAAGTCTCCTTGACCGCAATGAGACCGGCCCGGAGCAACCGCTGGATGGTTTGGTAGAGGCTGGCCCTCCGTTGAACATTGATGACCAGATCCTTGCCGCGTTCCTTGATCAGCTGTTGCATTCGGTAAGGATGCATGGGTTCCTCCGCAAGGAGCACGAGGATGGCCAATGCCAAGGGTGAACGTTGAAATGACCGTGCCATAGTATTTATTTTACTAGTCATTTTATGACTATGCAAAGGGTAAAAAAATCATCCCTGAATCGGGATGTTTTACTCTCCGCACTCCTCGGCATAAAACCGATTGGCTCACGCAGGGGTCCGCACATCCGCCGACGGGTCGCCGTCCGATCCGGTGAGACGCGGTGGAAGTTAGCTTGTTCAACAGGCCAATTTGATCAGCAGATAGTATCCCCGCCATGGTCCCCGACGGTTGCGGGCGCCCCGGTCTCTCTTTTTTTGCCTCACAAAACATCGCGGCAAGCTTTCAAAAATCCACCTTTCTCTCACGACCAGACCGTCATCCGCTCCTGCAAATTGCTGGTGTGCAGCTCCAGCTGAGTGCCGTCGGGATCCAAAAAGTTGATGGAACGTCCGACACCCCGGCGCACGGGTCCCCGAACGATGGGAACCCCGGACTCCTCCAGCCGGCGGGCCGCCTCATCGAAGTCCTCTTCATCGATGGAGAAGGCGACGTGATCGACGCCGAAGCCGGAATCCCCGCCTTGATCCCCGGCCTGCGCCTTCTTCTCCACCAGGGCGACCCAGGCCGTCCCCCATTCCAGGTAGGCATCGGTCTTTCCCCGGTGAACCAGCTTCATCCCGAGCAGATCCCGGTAGAAACCCAGGGATTTCTCCAGATCCGACACGCGAATCGTCACGTGATTGAAACCTTTCACTTTCACCAGGAATCCTCCTCCGTCCGATTTCAGCAAACCACGTCGATGGACAGCTGTCCCTCCTCCTCCGGTTCCCGCGCCGCATTGACGACCTGATAGGGAATCGTGACGGTGAAGGGCTGCCGGAAGGGATTGGGAGACAGGCGCAACCGCCGGGTTCCTTCCCAGACCGGAAGCAGCTTCCGACCGAAATAATCCAGGCCTTCCCGGAACCAGGGGAAGGTGTTTTGGCCCGGCTCGTTCAGGCAGATGAACAGGGAAAGGTAATCGCAGAACTTGAGGAGATGCAGTGCCCGCTCCAGTCCGTCCCGCTCTTCGGGATTCATCCCTGTCTTCAACCGTTCCTGCCTGGTCAGCTCCTCCTCCCGAAAACGGATCGCCGCCGGGTCCGAAACCCCCTCAAAAAAAGAGGCATAATGCATGCTGCACAGACAGCCGGCGTACGGATCCTCCGCCTCCACCCGTTCGATCCCGGCTTTGTAGGCGGGCAATTTGGGCTCGAGCGGATAGTCCATGAAGGAGTAGGGCTTGTCTTCCTCCTCGTTCCACAACAGTTCCCGGTCCAGAGGCCGCCAACCCACATCATGCATGGCGATGGCAAAGACCGCAGACGGGTGGAATCGGTCGATCTCCTTCAGGCGCAGCGCAAAATCGGCGGAAACCAGGGCATGGTCGTGCTGGCGGAACAGAACGAACCGATTCCCCTGTTGCCGAACAATCACCGCGGATCCCCCCTACATTTCGTTTCATAATCCTTAAAAAAACCATGAACGGCTCACTCCGGGGAGGAATGCACTCGGATCTGCTCCCCGGTCACATCCCCGGCATCCCGGGCGGAAGGGATCCTCCCTTTTCCCAGACGGGATCGAGCTCCGCCTTAATGGAGGCGTCACAACCCCAGACCCTCCAGCTGACGAACGTGTCTCCACACGTGAACGATGGCGTGCTCCAGCATCTGTTCCACCATATAGATTTCCCTCTCGTTCCAGGAAGCGGGAAACGCCCTCCCCAGATCGTCGTCGCAAACACCGGCGGTCGCCTCCCGGCAATACGGCAGGCTCAGGGAGATCGCCCTTTCCCAATCCGCCGGGGAGTGAAGGCGGTTCAGCGCCTCCCGCGTCAGGGGCGGAGAGACGTTCTCCTCCAGTTCCAGCTTTTCCCTCACCCACTGGAAGTAAGCAAACAGGCTGTCGACGATATGTACCATCAAATCGCGGACCGTTCCGAAATCCTTCACCGGCCGATCCAACGCGTCGCCCGGCCAGCGGTTCATCATGGCCATCAGATGGCGCAGCACCCGCTCGTGTTCGTCCACGAGGGCTTGTACGGCGTTTCTTTCGGACATGGACTTCATCCTCTCGAAGATTTGCGCTTTTTCACGTTCCGTATATTTCATTCGCCGATCGGCGACGGCTCTCCTTTTTAGCCCGACCGGCATTTGCCCGCACACCGGGGGAAGCACCTCCTTGATGCAATGGCAGAGACACTCGAGCGCAACCCGCCGCGTATAGAAAAAAAGACCCGTCCCACGGGTCTTTTTTGCAGGACGGAGTCAATTCCGCGAAAGCGGTTTTAACTTCTCCGGATTGCGAAGCAGAAAGACGGATGCCGCGCGTCCGCCGCGCAATTGAAAAGCCATGATCCCGAAAATCTCCTCCTGGTTGCGGATGATGACGCCCGTTTCGCCGTTGATCCGGATCGGCCGCATTTCCAGCGAAAGGGCCATCTCCTCCGCCTTGCGGACAAGGCCGAAAAGAAATCGCAGGATGCGTTCGCGGGTTTCGATCGGGCGGATCGCGGCCGGCACGCGGCCCCCGCCGTCGGAGTAGAGGACGGCGTCTTCCGCCAGAAGTCGGGCGAAGGGTTCCACCTCACCGCTCCTTGCCGCCTTCAAAAAGGCGGTCACGACGGCATCGGTGTTTTCCGGTTCATGCAGGCGACGGCTTTGTTCCATTGCGATCTTCGCCTTGGCCCGGCTGTGAATCTTTCGGCAGTTTGCCGCCGTTTTGTTCAGCATCGAGGCGATCTCCCCGTAATCGAAGGCGAAGGCTTCCCGCAGGAAAAACACCGCCCGTTCCACCGGGTTGAGTTGTTGAAAGAGCGCGAGCACGGCGTAGGAAACCATCTCCCTGTGAACCATCGATTGCTGCGGATCCTCTCCGCCTTCCCGCAAATCGCACGGCAGGGGTTCCGGAAGCCAGTGGCCGACGTACGTCTCCCGTTTCTTTCGTGCCGATTTCAACACGTCCAGGCAGCGATTCGTAATCATTTTGCACAGATACGCCTTTTTGTTGGCGATCGACGAAAGGTTGACGTCGTTCAGGTGGGAAAAGACGTCCTGAACCACATCCTCCGCATCGGAAACGATGCCCAGCATGCGATAGGCCAAGGAGAACAAAAGCGGGCGGTGCTCCCGATACAAAGCCCTCACTTCATCAAGCTGGCTGCGTTCCATGTGTATTCCCTTACTTTCATTCCGAGATGGCCGGTCAATATGAAATCGACCCCCCATTTGCGCGCCCAGATAAATCCGTCCTTCGGCCCCAGGCCGATGCAACAAAGCGAAGGAAAGCTGGTGTGGGCGGGTGCGGACAAGCCGTCCATCTGGGCGCGGATAATTTCGGCCAGGCGCCTAGCCTGCACAATCCCCTCTTTACAGGTCATTCCGTTGGGTTTGCCGGTCTTCGGATCGGTCACTCTGGCGCAATCACCGATGGCATAAAGGGTCTCATGCCCTTTCACGCGGTACCACGGATCGACCAGCAACCGTCCGTCATCGTGCAGGGGAAGGCCCAGACGGCGCAAGAGGGGATTGGGTTCCACCCCCAGCGCCCAGACGCAGAGCTGTGCGGGAATCGTCTTCCCGTTGTCGAGATGCACGATCCCCTCGTTGCATCTCAACGCTTTGACCCCGTGGAGAACCTCCACTCCCATCCGCTTGAGGCGTTTTTCCAGGCGATGGGCAACCCGCCGGCCGGCTTCCGGGAAGAGGTATTGACCCGCATCGATCAGGCGGACAAGCACCCGGTCCTCCTCCATGCCGTGCGCCACCGCTTCCTCGCGCAGCCGGTATGCCAGTTCCGCCGCCGTCTCAATGCCGGTGATCCCGCCGCCGACCACGGCCGCACACAACGGTTCCGACTTCCTGCCGGACGGGGACGCTCTTTGACCGACCCGACGAAGGGTATCGCGCAATGCTTCCGCATCCTCCATATTCCGCAGGGCAAACCCTTCGCTGCCCTCCGGCGGATGGCGCACGACACTGCCCACGGCGAGCACGAGGCGGTCGAAGGAAATGGTATCTGTCTTCCCATCGGGCCGAGTGTAGATGGCGCGCCCGCGATCCGGTTCCACACCGGTGAGTTCACCCTGCAACCGCTCCACGTCGTCCCAGCCAAAGGCGGAGAAGGGAACGCGAAGGGGAACTCCTTTCTCCCTCGGCGCTTGCACGAGCCGCACCTTTTTGAAATGATAGGGCTCTTTATCCAACAGAACCAGCCGGATCGATTTCCCGATCCGTTCCCTGAACGTCTTCCGCAGCGAGTCGACGACAGACAACCCGGCATACCCGCCACCGACCACAAGGATCGTCTTCTGATTCACAACGGTCACCCCCAAAAACCTTTTCACCCCTATGACGAGGTGAAAGGTCCGACTGTGACAGGTGATCACGGATATGCAGGGTAAACTTCCCTTCCGAACGGCCGTCCCGGCGGGCACTTTGTCCCATTTGAAAAAGCCCCTTTACGGGGCCATTTCCCTGCTATGCTCCGTTCAAACCATGCCCATGATGACCATGAGAAAAATGACAAAGGAGACCAGCGGGATCGAATGGACCAGGGATGCCGATATCATCAACATGGAAGTCATGTAATTTCTCATCCCGGCGGTGGAGCGGGGATCCCGAAGAATCTGCGAGGTCGTAAAATAAATGGACAACAAGCCGAAAAGGGCGATCAAGAGAACGGCGATCAAGGGCAGGGTTACATCCGCGGATTCAGCCGTCTCCAAACTCATCATTTGATACATGCCGTATAAGAAGAAAAGAATCGGAACTGCTTCGAAAATGAGAAATTTGACGGCAAATCGCGAATACGCCTGTTGCCTCCGGGCCAAAAATTCCTCCTCGGAGGAGCTTTCCGCGAGGTGGGAAACCATCTGTTTGTAGGCGATCAGCCCTCCGATCACTGCTAGGGCCGACGCGATCACCAAAGACCATGCCGGATCCAACAACGGGTCTCTCTCCTCTCTCCCAAGGTTGATTACAAGCAATGAAAAGAGCCAATGAGAAGGCCCAAGAGACTGCGATCTTGGGCCGAACAGTGAAGCTATAAATAAAATACCTTATTTGACAGAGAAACGGAAGATTTTCCTGATCGCGGCGGAAACATGCCGCAATGGCGTCTCAAAAAAGCCGTCGGAGAAAATATCCTTCGCAGGTTTCTCCCAGGTCGAACTCACCTGTTGGAGCTCAACTCGATCATGCCGAGAAAAATCCCGACGGGAAGCCCTGAAAATGCGATGAGCATCCAAGCGGCGATGATCATTGAATAGGTCATATCTTTTTTAACCTTTGCGGAAGAACGGGGATCCCGGAGAATGTTCGCTGTCATGAAGTAGATGGATAACAAACCGAAAAGGACAATCAAAAGGACGATCGCCAAGAACAGGGGCACATCCGCGGAAACTCCCGGAGAAATCCGGGTAGTAACAATTCCCATAAATCCGGTGAGCACTATTCCGATGATGCCGTATTTCCTGGCAAATCGCTTAAATTCCTGGTCATTTCGGGACAAAAAATCCTCTTCATCCGTTATTCCATCCAACCTGGAAACATATCGTTTGTAGGCGATCACGCCCCCGATCATCCCGAGGACGGACAGCACCACCAGAAACCATCCCTCCAACACGGCTTGCCTCCCTTCATCCCGGATCTTTTACACTGCAAAGCCCGGTCCGATGCCCCAACCGGAGCCCGTCACCTTCGATTTCTCCTCACATACCATCAAGAGTCCCCTTCCGGGGAACCCGGAGATGAACTCTTCTTCTTCCGGCGGACGGGGGAAAGCAAGTGAGAGGCGGCGATGAGCAACACAGCGGAAAGAACCGCATAGACCGCCACATACATCCAATAGATGTCGATCCCCCCGTCCATCCCCGCCATTTCACCGTAAAAAACCGACAGTTGCGTCATGACGGGGTGCAGGCCGGGCAACAGTTCGACGACCAGCGGAGAAGGCGAAGGGGGCCGATCCACAAACCGCTCGTAAAATTGGTTGATGAAATACAGCGCCACGGGAAGGAAGACCATGATCATCGCCACGGTGCAGTAGGTGGTCACCATCGCCACTCCCGTCCGACGGATCAAGGTGGAAAAAAAAACGCCGAGCGCTCCCCAAAAGCACACCGTAACCAGCAGATGGACGATGGTGTAAAGGAGCTCCGCCGGAGATACGCCCCCGAACAGAAAAACGGAGGCGTATAGGGGGAGAGAGGACAGGATCAACAGGATCACGAAGGCGAGGGCGGCAATCCACTTGCTGAGAATAATCCCGCCCGATGAAAGGGGCATGGTCAGAAGCACGGAAAGGGTCTGCCGCTCCCGCTCCCCGCTGATCACCCCCGCGGTCAATCCGGGAACGACGAAGGCGAGGAGAACCAGCTGGATTATCGACAAACCGATGAACAGAAACCGGGACCCCTCCGGATGGAAGACACCGGCGGGATGGGCGATCAGAAACATGTAGGCGAAAATCAGCGTCCCCGCAATGCCTAAATAAAGGAATATGATCCAGGGGGTGCGGGCAATCCGCATCCGCTGGCGGAATTCCTTGTTCAGTACCGGGTGATCCCAGATTGGCAACCGTCGGTTCATGGACTCCCCTCCTCCCCGGTTCCCGTGATTTTCAAAAAGACATCCTCGATGTCGGTGGAGATCTCCTCAAACCGGTACACGGGAATGCCTTCGGCGATCAAAAGGGATAGGAGCTCCGCCTGTCTTCGCTCATCCCCCTCCAGCCCCACCGTCAGTTTGCGCCCATCCACCCGGAGGGAAGTGACCCCTTGCTCCCCTTCCAACCGCTTTGCGGCCCGTTCCGCGTCCTCCAACAAATGGATCTCCACCGTCCGCCCCCCTTTGATCCGGCCCGTGATCTCCCGGACATCCCCTGCAGCCACCAGCTTTCCCCGCTCCATCACGCCGATGGCATCGCAGAAATCGGCCAGCTCCGGCAAGATGTGGGAGCTGATGAAGATCGTCTTGCCCATCGACTTCAATTCCCGCAGGACGGACCGAAGTTCGATCCGGGCCCGGGGATCCAGACCGGAGGCCGGCTCATCCAGAATGAGGAGCTCAGGATCGTGGACCAGGCAGCGGGCCAATCCCAGCCGCTGCTTCATCCCGCGGGAGAGGTCATCCACATAGGCGTCCCTTTTGTCCGCCAAGTTGACCAGCTCCAGCAGCCGGGAGATGATTCCCTCGCGCCGGGAAGGGTCGATTCCGTAGCCGGCGGCGAAAAAAGCCAGGTATTCCTCGGCGGTCAACCGATCGTATACCCCGAAAAAATCGGGCATGTACCCGATGAGGCGCCGCACCTCGTCGGGATGCTCCGTCACCTCCCATCCGCCGATCCAGGCTCTCCCTTCGCTCGGTTCAAGCAGTGTGGCCAACATGGCCATGGTGGTCGACTTGCCGGCCCCGTTCGGACCGATAAACCCGTAGGCCGTCCCTTTACGCACTTCCAGGTTGAGGTCTTTGACCGCCACCACATCTCCGAATCGCTTGGAAAGGTTCTCCGTGCGGATCATCATCGAACCACCCGCCCTTCCACCTCGAGGGATGGATACGAACCCGCCTGCTCCATCCGGACCACCACCCGGCCAAAGGACGAGACGAAGGAGGAAAGATCACCGGAAGGCTCTTCGGGCAGAAGGCTTGCCTTCACCCATTTCCCCCTCCGCCAGTCGTACACTTCGACATCCGCCTCCGGTGCGAAATCGATCCGGAGCGGCTTCCATCCGGAAGGTGCGGACGGCAGATCGTAGGCCACCAGCACCGGGTCCTTCCATTCTTCTTCCGCCACCATGCCCCCGGAAAGGCGGAGCATCGAACTCCTCCCTCCCAGCGGCCGGACGGGAACGGTTCCGCGGGGCCACAGGATCGATTCGCCTTTCTGCCGGGGCATCACTTCGACCCGTCCCAACACCTGCGCCAGATTTTCCGCCTTCGTCTTATGGTCCCGAACTTCGTAGGAGAACACCGGCGCCTCCGTCCAGCCCGTCACGCGGATCCCTGTGCCCACGGTCCGCATC
It encodes the following:
- a CDS encoding NAD(P)/FAD-dependent oxidoreductase; this encodes MNQKTILVVGGGYAGLSVVDSLRKTFRERIGKSIRLVLLDKEPYHFKKVRLVQAPREKGVPLRVPFSAFGWDDVERLQGELTGVEPDRGRAIYTRPDGKTDTISFDRLVLAVGSVVRHPPEGSEGFALRNMEDAEALRDTLRRVGQRASPSGRKSEPLCAAVVGGGITGIETAAELAYRLREEAVAHGMEEDRVLVRLIDAGQYLFPEAGRRVAHRLEKRLKRMGVEVLHGVKALRCNEGIVHLDNGKTIPAQLCVWALGVEPNPLLRRLGLPLHDDGRLLVDPWYRVKGHETLYAIGDCARVTDPKTGKPNGMTCKEGIVQARRLAEIIRAQMDGLSAPAHTSFPSLCCIGLGPKDGFIWARKWGVDFILTGHLGMKVREYTWNAASLMK
- a CDS encoding VOC family protein, which encodes MKVKGFNHVTIRVSDLEKSLGFYRDLLGMKLVHRGKTDAYLEWGTAWVALVEKKAQAGDQGGDSGFGVDHVAFSIDEEDFDEAARRLEESGVPIVRGPVRRGVGRSINFLDPDGTQLELHTSNLQERMTVWS
- a CDS encoding class I SAM-dependent methyltransferase, with the protein product MAVKTPKGYKGIGMNGVIATWYARNTKKSIEEYKRDAQKVAERLSGGEEILELAPGPGYLSIELAKLGNFRITGLDISETFVEIARENAREAGVNIDFRRGDASRMPFEENAFDFIVCRAAFKNFSRPVAALDEMHRVLKPGGRALILDLRGDVSREAVEKHVREDLGLSGINRLMTRWAFEFMLIKRAYTKEAFEQLVSKSRFKTCDIHESAISLEVWLQK
- a CDS encoding RNA polymerase sigma-70 factor gives rise to the protein MERSQLDEVRALYREHRPLLFSLAYRMLGIVSDAEDVVQDVFSHLNDVNLSSIANKKAYLCKMITNRCLDVLKSARKKRETYVGHWLPEPLPCDLREGGEDPQQSMVHREMVSYAVLALFQQLNPVERAVFFLREAFAFDYGEIASMLNKTAANCRKIHSRAKAKIAMEQSRRLHEPENTDAVVTAFLKAARSGEVEPFARLLAEDAVLYSDGGGRVPAAIRPIETRERILRFLFGLVRKAEEMALSLEMRPIRINGETGVIIRNQEEIFGIMAFQLRGGRAASVFLLRNPEKLKPLSRN
- a CDS encoding NUDIX hydrolase, whose translation is MYISELRKRIGSLPIIVAGATVVVMNEKGEILFQRRSDSFDWGLPGGAMEPGETLEETARRELKEETGLDAGALQLLGVFSGPRYYYRYPNGDEVYNVIALYRARQVRGTLQISDNESIDLRFFGKDRLPRLEKRAAALLEECGEQIWLKKDP
- a CDS encoding ABC transporter permease gives rise to the protein MNRRLPIWDHPVLNKEFRQRMRIARTPWIIFLYLGIAGTLIFAYMFLIAHPAGVFHPEGSRFLFIGLSIIQLVLLAFVVPGLTAGVISGERERQTLSVLLTMPLSSGGIILSKWIAALAFVILLILSSLPLYASVFLFGGVSPAELLYTIVHLLVTVCFWGALGVFFSTLIRRTGVAMVTTYCTVAMIMVFLPVALYFINQFYERFVDRPPSPSPLVVELLPGLHPVMTQLSVFYGEMAGMDGGIDIYWMYVAVYAVLSAVLLIAASHLLSPVRRKKKSSSPGSPEGDS
- a CDS encoding DinB family protein, whose product is MSERNAVQALVDEHERVLRHLMAMMNRWPGDALDRPVKDFGTVRDLMVHIVDSLFAYFQWVREKLELEENVSPPLTREALNRLHSPADWERAISLSLPYCREATAGVCDDDLGRAFPASWNEREIYMVEQMLEHAIVHVWRHVRQLEGLGL
- a CDS encoding DinB family protein yields the protein MHHDLEPAPGMAPIVGLLYATVEDTYRRLRQRVEGMSQEELDDKGPFGDLNSTGQLIRHLAVVDLHWVYRLRGEPVPRDLQEAYGPMFDRQGKIPAVSGVPLEELLESYDRVQTWFRDVCLELTDEDLDRVVDYEDGKTATIRWGIWHIADHSRYHQAQIAWLRKWWRQGRNKG
- a CDS encoding DUF3891 family protein, giving the protein MIVRQQGNRFVLFRQHDHALVSADFALRLKEIDRFHPSAVFAIAMHDVGWRPLDRELLWNEEEDKPYSFMDYPLEPKLPAYKAGIERVEAEDPYAGCLCSMHYASFFEGVSDPAAIRFREEELTRQERLKTGMNPEERDGLERALHLLKFCDYLSLFICLNEPGQNTFPWFREGLDYFGRKLLPVWEGTRRLRLSPNPFRQPFTVTIPYQVVNAAREPEEEGQLSIDVVC
- a CDS encoding ABC transporter ATP-binding protein, producing the protein MIRTENLSKRFGDVVAVKDLNLEVRKGTAYGFIGPNGAGKSTTMAMLATLLEPSEGRAWIGGWEVTEHPDEVRRLIGYMPDFFGVYDRLTAEEYLAFFAAGYGIDPSRREGIISRLLELVNLADKRDAYVDDLSRGMKQRLGLARCLVHDPELLILDEPASGLDPRARIELRSVLRELKSMGKTIFISSHILPELADFCDAIGVMERGKLVAAGDVREITGRIKGGRTVEIHLLEDAERAAKRLEGEQGVTSLRVDGRKLTVGLEGDERRQAELLSLLIAEGIPVYRFEEISTDIEDVFLKITGTGEEGSP
- a CDS encoding PadR family transcriptional regulator, which gives rise to MTSKINTMARSFQRSPLALAILVLLAEEPMHPYRMQQLIKERGKDLVINVQRRASLYQTIQRLLRAGLIAVKETSREENRPERTVYELTEQGLETARDWLTSMLSKPKEEFPEFPAALSLLPLLEVGEVLRCLEEREAALAEKLSSLDTILREAGAVLPRLFLLEIEYLHAMLKTEVNWVRSLIDDMRSGRITWDREWLRGYADSGGGDD